One segment of Hydrogenothermus marinus DNA contains the following:
- a CDS encoding DsrE family protein translates to MAKKNLTVIIRTNPFSWKAFEALRQAVGSAMEHNVNVIFIRDGVYTLTDWNPKLIGIEPFDKSISALGMMEAKIYAEEEAIRERGIKLKDWGVDINIKPKEEICELIKNSEVVLTW, encoded by the coding sequence ATGGCAAAGAAAAATCTTACAGTTATTATAAGAACAAATCCATTTAGCTGGAAAGCATTTGAAGCTCTAAGACAAGCTGTTGGTAGTGCAATGGAACATAATGTAAATGTTATCTTTATAAGAGATGGTGTTTATACATTAACAGATTGGAATCCTAAATTAATAGGAATAGAACCTTTTGATAAATCTATATCAGCTCTTGGAATGATGGAAGCTAAAATCTATGCAGAAGAAGAAGCAATAAGAGAAAGGGGTATTAAATTAAAAGATTGGGGTGTAGATATAAATATAAAACCTAAAGAGGAAATCTGCGAATTAATAAAAAACTCTGAGGTTGTTTTAACATGGTAA
- a CDS encoding DsrE/DsrF/DrsH-like family protein: protein MTTRVGIIVLSGTLDKVLPAFVIGTTAAAMGMEVGMFFSFYGINVLHKEKYKNLKVAPVGNPAMTMPFPVPQILTVMPGMVDFATSMMKNMMKKNKVPQLEDLIQQAIDLDIKLFPCNTALQLFGYKAEDLLEGVEKPVGASTFLNFVNQADKPIVLNF from the coding sequence ATGACAACAAGAGTTGGAATTATTGTTTTAAGCGGAACATTAGACAAAGTATTACCTGCATTTGTAATTGGTACAACAGCAGCTGCAATGGGAATGGAAGTTGGTATGTTTTTTAGCTTTTATGGCATTAATGTACTACACAAAGAAAAATATAAAAATTTAAAAGTTGCGCCTGTTGGAAATCCTGCAATGACAATGCCATTTCCAGTACCTCAAATTCTTACAGTAATGCCTGGCATGGTAGATTTTGCAACTTCAATGATGAAAAATATGATGAAAAAAAATAAAGTGCCTCAACTTGAAGACTTAATACAACAAGCAATTGATTTAGATATAAAACTTTTTCCTTGTAATACTGCTTTACAGCTCTTTGGATATAAAGCTGAAGATTTACTTGAAGGTGTTGAAAAGCCTGTAGGTGCTTCTACATTTTTAAATTTTGTAAACCAAGCAGATAAACCTATAGTTTTAAATTTCTAA
- a CDS encoding DsrE family protein: MKLLFIMASNPYSNDFNTLVKMSQASLSRKHETSIFFMGNGLYSIVRDEIKQLVENGAKAFYCAHNAEQRKIKPESWAESSSMYGLAKLIKEADKVIILD, encoded by the coding sequence ATGAAATTACTATTTATAATGGCAAGCAATCCTTACTCAAATGATTTTAATACTTTAGTAAAAATGTCTCAAGCATCTTTAAGTAGAAAACATGAAACAAGTATATTTTTTATGGGTAATGGTCTTTATTCTATTGTTAGAGATGAAATAAAACAGCTTGTAGAAAATGGAGCGAAGGCTTTTTATTGTGCTCATAATGCAGAACAGAGAAAAATAAAACCAGAAAGCTGGGCTGAAAGCAGTAGTATGTATGGACTTGCAAAACTTATAAAAGAAGCAGATAAGGTTATTATTTTAGATTAG
- the moeB gene encoding molybdopterin-synthase adenylyltransferase MoeB encodes MSFQFTEEQIKRYSRHIILPEVGGKGQQKLLNSKVLVIGAGGLGSPSLYYLAAAGVGTIGVVDFDVVDFSNLQRQIVHDTSRVGMPKVESAKKTLEALNPDVKVVAYNEKIHKGNVLDIIKDYDIVLDGSDNFPTRFLVNDACFFLGKPLVSAAILRFEGQLTTFDYRNKEESPCYRCLFPEPPPPGLVPSCQEAGLLGVVGGIMGTLQANEALKLILDIGEPLIGKLLTFDALTTEFNIVKLRKDPKCPLCSENPKIKELIEYDPETCEIRF; translated from the coding sequence ATGTCATTTCAATTTACAGAAGAACAGATTAAAAGGTATAGCAGACATATAATCTTGCCAGAAGTTGGTGGAAAAGGGCAACAAAAACTTTTAAATTCAAAGGTTTTAGTTATTGGAGCAGGTGGGCTTGGTTCACCATCTTTATATTATCTTGCAGCTGCTGGTGTAGGAACAATAGGAGTTGTAGATTTTGATGTTGTTGACTTTTCAAACTTACAAAGACAGATAGTTCATGATACTTCAAGAGTTGGAATGCCAAAGGTTGAATCAGCAAAAAAAACATTAGAAGCTTTAAATCCTGATGTAAAAGTAGTTGCTTATAATGAAAAAATCCACAAAGGTAATGTACTTGATATAATCAAAGATTACGATATTGTTTTAGATGGTTCTGATAACTTCCCTACAAGATTTTTAGTTAATGATGCTTGCTTTTTCTTAGGAAAACCTTTAGTTTCTGCGGCTATTCTTAGATTTGAAGGACAGTTAACTACTTTTGATTATAGAAATAAAGAAGAATCTCCTTGTTATAGATGTTTATTCCCAGAACCTCCACCTCCAGGGCTTGTTCCAAGCTGTCAAGAAGCAGGTCTTCTTGGTGTTGTTGGTGGTATTATGGGAACACTCCAAGCAAATGAAGCATTAAAACTTATTTTAGATATTGGAGAACCTTTAATTGGAAAGTTATTAACTTTTGATGCTTTAACTACCGAGTTTAATATTGTAAAACTAAGAAAAGATCCAAAATGTCCTTTATGTAGTGAAAATCCAAAAATTAAAGAGCTTATAGAATATGATCCTGAAACCTGTGAAATAAGATTTTAA
- a CDS encoding sulfurtransferase TusA family protein produces the protein MEFDKELDLKGEVCPFTFVKGKLMIEQMKEGEVLKIILDYKPSVENVPKSMKDEGQEVLDVKQVGDNLWEVYVRKVK, from the coding sequence ATGGAGTTTGATAAAGAGTTAGATTTAAAAGGTGAGGTTTGCCCTTTTACCTTTGTTAAAGGCAAATTAATGATAGAACAGATGAAAGAAGGAGAAGTTTTAAAAATAATTTTAGATTATAAACCTTCAGTAGAAAATGTACCTAAAAGTATGAAAGATGAGGGACAAGAAGTATTAGATGTTAAGCAAGTTGGAGATAACTTGTGGGAAGTTTATGTAAGGAAAGTAAAATGA
- the purB gene encoding adenylosuccinate lyase: protein MIKRYTLPEMGQVWSEVNKFKKWLDVEIAICKAWNKLGKIPDEALKEIEEKTYIDEKVVERIHELDKIYNHDVLAFVTAVAEQVGENGRYIHLGVTSSDVIDTALGLLMREAIDILLKDIDQLLPILEENAFKYKDTVMMGRTHGVHAEPMVFGLKFALWYEEMKRNRKRLEQAKEVVSVGAISGAVGTYSNIDPMVEKYALEELGLKPEPVSNQVVQRDRHAQFMTAMAITASSLEKIAVEIRHLQRTEVLEAQEPFKKGQRGSSAMPHKKNPITCERITGLARVIRANSIPAMEDIALWHERDISHSSVERVVMPDSAIALDYILNLTIKVLKDLVVYPERMKKNMDLSKGLYFSSKVLVALVEKGLSRDEAYDIVQRNAMKAWDTEGLMFKDALLQDEEVTKRLSKEELDEIFDVNKFLRNVPYIYERVFGKY, encoded by the coding sequence ATGATTAAAAGATATACTTTACCTGAAATGGGACAAGTTTGGTCTGAAGTAAATAAGTTTAAAAAATGGTTAGATGTAGAAATAGCTATATGTAAAGCTTGGAATAAACTTGGCAAAATACCTGATGAAGCATTAAAAGAGATAGAAGAAAAAACCTATATAGATGAAAAAGTTGTAGAAAGAATTCATGAACTTGACAAAATTTATAATCATGATGTTTTAGCTTTTGTCACTGCAGTAGCTGAGCAAGTTGGTGAAAATGGAAGATATATACACCTTGGAGTTACATCTTCTGATGTTATAGATACTGCCCTTGGTCTTTTAATGAGAGAAGCAATAGATATACTTTTAAAAGATATTGATCAACTTTTACCTATTTTAGAAGAAAATGCATTTAAATATAAAGATACAGTTATGATGGGAAGAACCCATGGAGTTCATGCAGAACCTATGGTTTTTGGCCTTAAGTTTGCTCTTTGGTATGAAGAGATGAAAAGAAATAGAAAAAGATTAGAGCAAGCAAAAGAAGTAGTTTCTGTTGGTGCAATATCAGGAGCAGTTGGTACATATTCAAATATAGATCCAATGGTAGAAAAATATGCTTTAGAAGAACTTGGATTAAAGCCAGAACCTGTTTCTAATCAGGTTGTTCAAAGGGATAGACATGCCCAGTTTATGACTGCAATGGCAATTACTGCTTCTTCTCTTGAAAAAATAGCAGTTGAGATAAGACATTTACAAAGAACAGAAGTATTAGAAGCTCAAGAGCCTTTTAAAAAAGGTCAAAGAGGCTCATCCGCAATGCCTCATAAGAAAAATCCAATAACATGTGAAAGAATTACAGGACTTGCAAGAGTAATTAGAGCAAATAGTATTCCAGCAATGGAAGATATAGCTTTATGGCATGAAAGAGATATATCCCATTCTTCAGTAGAAAGAGTAGTCATGCCAGATTCAGCAATAGCTCTTGATTATATATTAAATCTTACAATTAAAGTTTTAAAAGATTTAGTCGTTTATCCAGAAAGAATGAAAAAAAATATGGATTTATCAAAAGGGCTTTATTTTTCTTCAAAAGTGCTTGTTGCTCTTGTTGAAAAAGGACTTTCAAGGGATGAGGCTTATGATATTGTTCAAAGAAATGCAATGAAAGCTTGGGATACAGAAGGATTAATGTTTAAAGATGCATTACTTCAAGATGAAGAAGTAACTAAAAGACTTTCAAAAGAAGAGCTTGACGAAATCTTTGATGTTAATAAATTCTTAAGGAATGTTCCATATATATATGAAAGAGTTTTTGGAAAATATTAA
- the rpsU gene encoding 30S ribosomal protein S21 gives MAIVEVKPDESIDKALKRFKKICEKEGIITEMKRREFYEKPSVKRKRKQRAARKRLIKALKKKGLL, from the coding sequence ATGGCAATAGTTGAAGTAAAACCTGATGAAAGCATTGATAAAGCTTTAAAAAGATTTAAAAAAATATGTGAAAAAGAAGGTATCATAACAGAAATGAAAAGAAGAGAATTTTATGAAAAACCTTCTGTAAAAAGAAAAAGAAAACAAAGAGCTGCTAGAAAAAGACTTATAAAAGCATTAAAGAAAAAAGGTTTATTATAA
- a CDS encoding peroxiredoxin, whose amino-acid sequence MSEEVILVGQEVPDFEMETYEPETGKFGTFSLKQAKEEGKWTILFFYPADFTFVCPTELADLANVYPKLKELGAEVVSVSTDTKFVHLAWHRDEKLLENVKFPMGADPTGKVSRMFGVYDCETGLALRGTFIISPEGKLVSSEVNFYNVGRNADELLRKMEANAYLIGHPEEACPAKWEPGKKTLKPSEEIVGKVYEALNE is encoded by the coding sequence ATGTCAGAAGAAGTAATCTTAGTTGGTCAAGAAGTACCAGATTTTGAAATGGAAACTTATGAGCCTGAAACAGGTAAATTTGGAACATTCTCATTAAAACAAGCTAAAGAAGAAGGAAAATGGACAATTCTTTTCTTCTATCCAGCAGACTTTACATTTGTATGTCCTACTGAACTCGCAGATCTTGCAAATGTTTATCCTAAATTAAAAGAGCTTGGTGCAGAAGTAGTTTCTGTATCAACTGATACTAAATTTGTACATCTTGCATGGCATAGAGATGAAAAACTTCTTGAAAATGTAAAATTCCCAATGGGTGCAGATCCTACAGGAAAAGTTTCAAGAATGTTTGGAGTTTATGACTGTGAAACTGGACTTGCTTTAAGAGGAACATTTATCATATCTCCAGAAGGAAAACTTGTTAGCTCTGAAGTTAATTTCTATAATGTAGGAAGAAATGCAGATGAACTTTTAAGAAAAATGGAAGCTAATGCTTATCTAATTGGTCATCCAGAAGAAGCATGTCCTGCTAAATGGGAACCTGGTAAGAAAACTCTCAAACCTTCTGAAGAAATTGTTGGTAAAGTTTACGAAGCTCTTAATGAATAA
- a CDS encoding CvpA family protein, producing the protein MIDLIFILFFFCVLLIGGYKGFFYLVFNFIAGFTGVIFALKFNDILISVLKNYFQTNQIVLKILSFLFIFLFIFSTFMILHRLIDKFLMKKFKILSIADRISGIIAGVLISIFSIYLIYIYSNSNKVIKTLVSNSKIIKSVERLEKGNNPLRNLKL; encoded by the coding sequence ATGATTGATTTAATTTTTATTTTATTTTTCTTTTGTGTTTTGCTTATAGGGGGATATAAGGGATTTTTTTATTTGGTTTTTAACTTTATTGCAGGTTTTACAGGTGTAATTTTTGCTTTAAAATTTAATGATATTCTAATCTCCGTATTAAAAAACTATTTTCAAACAAATCAGATAGTATTAAAAATCCTTTCTTTTCTTTTCATTTTTCTTTTTATTTTTTCTACATTTATGATTTTACATAGATTAATAGATAAATTTCTTATGAAAAAGTTTAAAATATTATCCATTGCCGATAGAATATCTGGAATTATAGCTGGTGTTTTAATATCTATTTTTAGTATTTATCTAATTTATATTTACTCTAATTCTAATAAAGTTATTAAGACCTTAGTATCAAATTCTAAAATTATAAAAAGTGTAGAAAGGTTAGAAAAGGGGAATAATCCCCTTAGAAATTTAAAACTATAG
- the recJ gene encoding single-stranded-DNA-specific exonuclease RecJ — translation MQKGLTGQAWIVLSEKNNPPDYLIKKYGKVLAQLLYNRQELFGENLSEESIYPSLKNLLNPSLFIKLEEISGKLANLIKKGKRIAIYGDYDADGITSTALLSNFLYDIGVKVRYYIPSRFSEGYGLNKAAIKKISTLADILIVLDSGTSAYEELQFAIDNGLQVFVLDHHEPKDKNWFYKNVNILNPKLFDNINPYFKHLSTVGIVFYLMIMLRKHLNLNIKLKPYLDIVSIGTIADVVPLTRINRILVKEGIKEINKRHRVGIKALLQNIALSRVNSFDISFHIAPRINAAGRLDDAKKAVKLLITRDFKQSKILANELEALNKKRQKITENLLHECQKSINEKSPEEIIVVHGENWHQGVIGIVAGRLLEKYKVPSIVLAVNNGKAVASVRSTPNINIHKILHKHSYLFEKFGGHSMAAGFSIKTSNIPKLKEVLKEEIKHIKKEETYLEIDMEIPLSYWNEKTFKQLSILEPFGEQNPFPIFLARGLRIEDFMTVGKENLHLKFYLRDENKNVYQALWWNAKNYVNKLSVGMKIDIAYIPKISIFNNKTSIDFIISDIAI, via the coding sequence ATGCAAAAAGGTTTAACAGGTCAGGCTTGGATTGTTTTATCTGAGAAAAACAATCCTCCTGATTATTTAATAAAAAAATATGGAAAAGTTTTAGCCCAGCTTTTATATAATAGGCAAGAACTATTTGGAGAAAATCTTTCTGAAGAAAGTATATATCCAAGCCTAAAAAATCTGTTAAACCCTTCATTATTCATAAAACTTGAAGAGATCTCTGGAAAACTTGCTAATCTTATAAAAAAAGGAAAAAGAATTGCAATTTATGGTGATTATGATGCAGATGGTATAACAAGTACTGCTCTTCTTTCCAACTTTTTATATGACATAGGAGTAAAAGTAAGATATTACATACCAAGTAGATTTTCTGAAGGGTATGGATTAAATAAAGCTGCTATAAAAAAAATATCAACATTAGCAGATATTTTAATTGTTCTTGATAGTGGTACAAGCGCTTATGAAGAGCTACAATTTGCTATTGATAATGGACTTCAAGTTTTCGTTTTAGACCATCATGAGCCAAAAGATAAAAACTGGTTTTACAAAAATGTAAATATTTTAAATCCAAAACTTTTTGATAATATAAATCCATATTTTAAGCATTTATCAACTGTTGGAATTGTTTTTTATCTTATGATAATGCTTAGAAAGCATCTAAATCTAAATATTAAACTAAAACCATACTTAGATATTGTTTCCATAGGAACTATAGCAGATGTTGTACCTTTAACAAGAATAAATAGAATTTTAGTTAAAGAAGGAATAAAAGAGATAAATAAAAGACATAGAGTAGGTATTAAAGCTTTACTACAAAATATAGCTTTAAGTCGTGTAAATAGTTTTGATATTAGCTTTCATATTGCACCGAGAATAAATGCAGCAGGAAGATTAGATGATGCTAAAAAAGCAGTAAAACTCCTTATTACAAGAGATTTTAAACAAAGTAAAATACTTGCTAATGAACTTGAAGCCTTAAATAAAAAAAGACAAAAAATTACAGAAAATTTACTTCATGAATGTCAAAAATCAATAAATGAGAAATCTCCTGAAGAGATTATTGTTGTACATGGAGAAAATTGGCACCAAGGAGTAATAGGAATAGTAGCTGGAAGGCTTCTTGAAAAATATAAAGTACCTTCTATAGTACTTGCTGTTAATAATGGTAAAGCAGTAGCATCTGTAAGAAGTACACCAAATATAAATATTCATAAAATACTCCATAAACATTCTTATTTATTTGAAAAATTTGGTGGTCATTCTATGGCTGCAGGTTTTTCTATAAAGACATCTAATATTCCTAAATTAAAAGAAGTTTTAAAAGAAGAAATTAAACATATAAAAAAAGAAGAAACATATTTGGAAATAGATATGGAAATTCCCCTTTCCTACTGGAATGAAAAAACCTTTAAACAGCTTTCAATATTAGAACCTTTCGGAGAACAAAATCCTTTTCCAATATTCTTAGCCAGAGGATTAAGAATAGAAGATTTTATGACTGTAGGTAAAGAAAATCTACATCTTAAATTTTATCTTAGAGATGAAAATAAAAATGTATATCAAGCATTATGGTGGAATGCTAAAAATTATGTAAATAAACTTTCAGTAGGAATGAAAATAGATATTGCATATATTCCAAAAATTTCTATCTTTAATAATAAGACATCTATAGATTTTATTATTTCAGATATAGCTATATGA
- a CDS encoding GatB/YqeY domain-containing protein, with the protein MPILQDLQNEMKQALKSGDKERLSVIRMLVSEIKKFQIDSKKELTDEEIIQVLQRYAKQRKEAAKQYREAGREDLAQKEEKEYEIVSSFLPEQLTEEEIKKIVEETIKEVGASSIKDMGKVMQAVMPKVKGRADGSVVSKIVKEKLS; encoded by the coding sequence ATGCCTATTTTGCAAGACTTACAAAATGAAATGAAGCAAGCATTAAAATCTGGAGACAAGGAAAGGCTTTCTGTAATTAGAATGCTTGTGTCAGAAATTAAAAAGTTTCAAATAGATAGTAAAAAAGAACTTACCGATGAGGAAATTATTCAAGTTCTTCAAAGATATGCTAAACAAAGAAAAGAAGCTGCGAAACAATATAGAGAAGCTGGAAGGGAAGATTTAGCACAAAAAGAAGAAAAGGAATATGAGATAGTTTCCAGCTTTTTACCTGAGCAGCTTACAGAAGAAGAGATTAAAAAGATAGTTGAGGAAACTATAAAAGAAGTTGGAGCATCTTCTATAAAAGATATGGGAAAGGTAATGCAGGCTGTTATGCCAAAGGTAAAAGGAAGAGCAGATGGCTCTGTTGTAAGTAAAATTGTTAAAGAAAAACTTTCTTAA
- the pdxA gene encoding 4-hydroxythreonine-4-phosphate dehydrogenase PdxA — protein sequence MSGKKLAITLGDPAGISPEILVKSVEKLPPNIYIIYGSKGIIDFYLKKYNKKSPFVEINSPKEAKNKGFYLINIYDKNFIPSKPSKETGKASVLYLEKAVNDILNKKVDALITLPISKEYVMLSGFKYAGHTDYLAEVSKAEEYSMVLICEKLKVALITTHIPLKDVAKNITKEKVYSKVKLVDKELKEKLKIKKPKIALLGLNPHAGDGGNIGKEEIEILIPVAEKLRKEGIDITNPLSADTAFNKYKEFDIYIAMYHDQGLIPLKLLCFRKAVNITFGLPFIRTSPDHGTGFDIAGQDKADPSSLIEAVKLADKLI from the coding sequence TTGTCTGGTAAAAAATTAGCTATTACCTTAGGCGATCCTGCAGGTATATCTCCCGAAATACTTGTAAAATCTGTAGAAAAACTTCCTCCTAACATTTATATTATTTATGGTTCAAAAGGAATAATTGATTTTTATTTGAAAAAGTATAATAAAAAAAGTCCTTTTGTTGAGATAAATTCTCCTAAAGAAGCAAAGAATAAAGGATTTTATTTAATAAATATATACGACAAAAATTTCATACCTTCAAAACCTTCAAAAGAAACTGGAAAAGCATCAGTTTTATATCTTGAAAAAGCAGTAAATGATATTTTAAATAAAAAAGTAGATGCTCTTATAACTCTTCCAATATCTAAAGAATACGTAATGCTTTCAGGTTTTAAATATGCAGGACATACAGATTATTTAGCAGAAGTTTCAAAAGCAGAAGAATATTCTATGGTTTTAATATGTGAAAAACTGAAAGTTGCTTTAATAACAACTCATATTCCTTTGAAAGATGTAGCTAAAAATATAACAAAAGAAAAGGTTTACTCAAAAGTAAAGCTTGTAGATAAAGAACTAAAAGAAAAACTTAAAATAAAAAAACCTAAAATAGCCCTTTTAGGTTTAAATCCTCATGCTGGAGATGGAGGAAATATTGGAAAAGAAGAGATTGAAATACTAATTCCTGTAGCCGAAAAACTAAGAAAAGAAGGAATAGATATTACTAATCCTTTATCTGCAGATACTGCTTTTAATAAATACAAAGAGTTTGATATATACATAGCAATGTATCATGATCAAGGATTAATACCTTTAAAATTACTTTGTTTTAGAAAAGCAGTAAATATTACCTTTGGACTTCCTTTTATAAGAACCTCTCCTGACCATGGTACAGGCTTTGATATAGCAGGACAAGATAAAGCTGATCCATCTTCCTTGATAGAAGCTGTAAAATTAGCAGATAAATTAATTTAA
- a CDS encoding sulfurtransferase TusB encodes MVNTVWLIKRPADFPEADLLEDNDMIILIQDAVLRIPSIENWLACEEDVKARNIKFPEDKLISYEDIIDIIEKAEKVIVW; translated from the coding sequence ATGGTAAATACAGTATGGTTGATAAAAAGGCCTGCAGATTTCCCTGAAGCAGACTTACTTGAAGATAATGATATGATTATTCTTATCCAAGATGCTGTATTAAGAATTCCTTCTATAGAAAACTGGCTTGCTTGTGAAGAAGATGTTAAAGCAAGAAATATTAAATTTCCTGAAGATAAGCTTATATCTTATGAAGACATTATAGATATAATAGAAAAGGCAGAAAAGGTAATTGTCTGGTAA
- a CDS encoding NAD(P)H-dependent flavin oxidoreductase, whose amino-acid sequence MGFQPLRIGKYEIEYPIIQGGMGVGISWENLAGNVSKHGCLGVVSSVGTGYRHPNYVRLKDGRPVGSKYIHNKEALTRIIQDAKEIAGGEKAVIGVNILCAITDYGRVVKDSIEAGANIIISGAGLPLRLPEYAAGTDVALVPIVSSARALRVICKHWKKKYNRLPDAVVVEGPKSGGHQGIPYEDCFKPEFQLENLVPQVIEERDKWGDFPVIAAGGIWDKKDIEYYLSLGAAGVQMGTRFVGTYECDASDEFKKVIINAKKEDIQLIKSPVGYPARGVITKLLKDIEKGIAPEVKCVSNCVVPCNHGEEAKKVGYCIADRLGDAYLGRYETGLFFSGSNGYRIKRLVHVKDLIRELVEGVPSGQDIPEENFAKKI is encoded by the coding sequence ATGGGTTTTCAACCACTTAGAATAGGTAAATATGAAATAGAATATCCAATAATACAAGGTGGAATGGGAGTTGGTATATCTTGGGAAAATTTAGCAGGAAATGTTTCTAAACATGGCTGTCTTGGTGTAGTTTCTTCTGTAGGAACAGGTTATAGACATCCAAATTATGTTCGTTTAAAAGATGGAAGACCTGTTGGAAGTAAATATATCCACAATAAAGAAGCTTTAACAAGAATTATACAAGATGCAAAAGAAATAGCAGGTGGAGAAAAAGCAGTAATTGGAGTTAATATACTTTGTGCAATTACAGACTATGGAAGAGTTGTTAAAGATAGTATAGAAGCAGGAGCTAATATTATAATATCAGGAGCAGGACTTCCTTTAAGACTTCCTGAGTATGCAGCAGGAACAGATGTTGCACTTGTACCAATAGTTTCTTCTGCAAGAGCTTTAAGGGTAATATGTAAACATTGGAAGAAAAAATATAACAGACTTCCAGATGCAGTTGTAGTAGAAGGACCAAAATCAGGAGGGCATCAAGGAATTCCTTATGAAGACTGTTTTAAACCTGAATTCCAACTTGAAAATCTTGTTCCTCAGGTTATTGAAGAAAGGGATAAATGGGGAGACTTTCCGGTTATTGCAGCAGGTGGAATTTGGGATAAAAAAGATATAGAGTATTATTTGTCTCTTGGGGCTGCTGGTGTTCAAATGGGAACAAGATTTGTAGGTACTTATGAATGTGATGCATCAGATGAGTTTAAAAAAGTAATAATAAATGCAAAAAAAGAAGATATACAGCTTATTAAATCTCCAGTTGGATACCCTGCAAGAGGTGTTATTACAAAATTACTAAAAGATATTGAAAAAGGTATTGCTCCTGAAGTCAAATGTGTATCTAACTGTGTTGTACCATGTAATCATGGTGAAGAAGCTAAAAAAGTAGGATATTGTATTGCAGATAGACTTGGAGATGCATATCTTGGAAGATATGAAACAGGTTTATTCTTTAGTGGTTCTAATGGATATAGAATAAAAAGATTAGTACATGTAAAAGATTTAATAAGAGAATTAGTTGAAGGGGTTCCTTCAGGACAAGATATTCCTGAAGAAAATTTTGCTAAAAAAATATGA